The Panicum hallii strain FIL2 chromosome 5, PHallii_v3.1, whole genome shotgun sequence genome contains the following window.
gtgtttTGTTTTGAAAGACCATCCCAATTAAGATTTAAGAAGCAACAAAGCGCTAATGACACTAGGCTTGAGACTTGCCATAGTTGATTATATGTCCACATTTTCCCCTCCGCCTTGTTAATCTAGTGATATAGGAAGCACACTGAATTTGCCGCTAAGTATTGTATTGCATTGCATATACTGTGACCTTCGGGTCATGAACCCATTTCCCATGGCTCCGTTAGGCACATGTGAGCTCAGAATTTAAATATGTGGAACAGTGTGCACTGGATCCTATTAAGTGGTTTTGCTTCTTGTTATTACTGTTGTTGCAGCCCCAAGGCTGCAATGTAAGGGCCTCTTGTTCCAACAGAACCCTCTGAATGTGACTGCTCCTTGTGCTTCTTTGGCCGAGAAGAGGCTGGTTCTTGTCCACGCCGCCACAGAGGGTGGCGAGGCTGACGCGGGGCAGCCAGAAGAGCCGAAACCTGTGACTAAGATTGAGGAAATGCCGCTCGAGTCAAAGCAGAAGATGATCATGGAGCAGAGGGCGCGGATGAAGCTCGCCAAGAAACTGAGGCAGCGGCGCAAGCGGCTTGTCCGCAAGAGGAGGCTTAGGAAGAAGGGCAGATGGCCACCGTCCAAGATGAAGAAGCTCAAGAACGTATGAACAGCGTGGATGTTAGCCGCCACTCTT
Protein-coding sequences here:
- the LOC112891587 gene encoding 50S ribosomal protein 5, chloroplastic; amino-acid sequence: MAMALLLSPTVSFLSSPSAPRSPGLSAAAASVSYPAPRLQCKGLLFQQNPLNVTAPCASLAEKRLVLVHAATEGGEADAGQPEEPKPVTKIEEMPLESKQKMIMEQRARMKLAKKLRQRRKRLVRKRRLRKKGRWPPSKMKKLKNV